From a single Oreochromis niloticus isolate F11D_XX linkage group LG3, O_niloticus_UMD_NMBU, whole genome shotgun sequence genomic region:
- the LOC100702042 gene encoding tripartite motif-containing protein 16-like has product MAQKGVQLNKETISCSICLDLLKDPVTTACGHSYCMNCIKSFWDQEDRKGIHSCPQCRKTFTPRPVLEKNTMLAALVEQLKKTGLQAAPADHCYAGPEDVACDVCTGRKLKAIKSCLSCPASYCEKHLQPHYDAAPLKKHKLVAPSKKLQENICSRHDEVMKIFCRTDQQSICYLCTMDEHKGHETVPAAAERTEKQKQLEVRRLNIQQRIQEREKDVKLLQQEVEAINGSADKAVEDSEKMFTELIRLIQKRSSDVKQQVRSQQETEVSRVKELQEKLEQEIAELKRKDGELEQLSHTEDHNQFLHNYPSLSALSESTHSSSINIRPLSYFEAVTAAVSETRDKLQDILREEWTNISLTVTEVDVLLSPPEPKTRAGFLKYSHEITLDPNTANRYLSLSEGKRKTKVMKQKVSYSDHPDRFAYYWQVLSRESLTGCYYWEVEWRGKAVYVAVAYKNISRAGRSDECKFGYNDKSWALRCEKERCKFFHNNVHTDLSGPRSSRVGVYLDHRAGILSFYSVSETMTLLHRVQTTFTQPLYAGLWLHGDGDTAELIKLK; this is encoded by the coding sequence ATGGCACAGAAAGGAGTTCAGCTGAACAAAGAAACAATTTCTTGTTCCATCTGTTTGGACCTACTGAAGGATCCAGTGACTACAgcctgtggacacagctactgcatgaactgtattaaaagTTTCTGGGATCAAGAGGACAGGAAgggaatccacagctgccctcagtgcaggaagactttcacaccgaggcctgtcctggagaaaaacaccatgttagcagctttagtggagcagctgaagaagactggactccaagctgctccagctgatcactgctatgctggacctgaagatgtggcctgtgatgtctgcactgggaGGAAGCTGAAAGCCATCAAGTCCTGTTTATCTTGTCCAGcctcttactgtgagaaacacctcCAACCTCACTATGATGCAGctccattaaagaaacacaagctggtggccccctccaagaagctccaggagaacatctgctctcgtcatgatgaggtgatgaagattttctgtcgtactgatcagcagagtatctgttatctctgcacaatggatgaacataaaggccatgaaacagtcccagctgcagcagaaaggactgagaagCAGAAGCAGCTCGAGGTGAGACGactaaacatccagcagagaatccaggagcgagagaaagatgtgaagctgcttcaacaggaggtggaggccatcaatggctctgctgataaagcagtggaggacagtgagaagatgttcactgagctgatccgtctcatccagaaaagaagctctgatgtgaagcagcaggtcagatcccagcaggaaactgaagtgagtcgagtcaaagagcttcaggagaagctggagcaggagatcgctgagctgaagaggaaagacggcgagctggagcagctctcacacacagaggatcacaaccagtttctacacaactacccctcactgtcagcactcagtgagtctacacactcatccagcatcaatattcgtcctctgagctactttgaggctgtgacagcagctgtgtcagagaccagagataaactacaggacattctgagagaggaatggacaaacatctcactgacagtcactgaagtggatgttttactgtcaccaccagagccaaagaccagagctggattcttaaaatattcacatgaaatcacactggatccaaacacagcaaacagatATCTGTCATTATCtgaggggaaaagaaaaacaaaagtaatgaAACAGAAAGTGTCTtattctgatcatccagacagattcgCATATTATTGGCAGgtcctgagtagagagagtctgactggatgttattactgggaggtggagtggagaggaAAAGCGGTTTACGTAGCAGTCGCATACAAGAATATCAGCAGAGCAGGGCGCTCAGATGAATGCAAATTTGGATACAATGACAAATCTTGGGCATTACGTTGTGAAAAGGAGAGATGCAAATTTTTCCACAATAATGTCCACACTGATCTCTCAGGTCCTCGgtcctccagagtaggagtgtacctggatcacagagcaggtattctgtctttctacagcgtctctgaaaccatgactctcctccacagagtccagaccacattcactcagccgctctatgctggacttTGGCTTCATGGAGATGGAGACACTGCAGAGTTGATTAAACTGAAATAG